The following are encoded in a window of Natranaeroarchaeum aerophilus genomic DNA:
- a CDS encoding DUF7563 family protein, with protein MVLVLKLVTESDESPTCRNCGAHVSEDFRRVFGDEDHVAHRCPECDTTRRLSRGSAAGVEVAVTDPEESAAHRSNEQAEGWSV; from the coding sequence GTGGTTCTCGTGCTAAAACTCGTCACCGAGAGCGACGAGTCCCCCACCTGCCGGAACTGTGGCGCCCACGTATCGGAGGACTTCAGGAGGGTGTTCGGCGACGAGGATCACGTTGCCCACCGCTGTCCCGAGTGCGATACCACGCGCCGACTGAGCCGCGGGAGCGCCGCCGGGGTCGAGGTCGCGGTTACTGATCCCGAAGAATCAGCCGCGCATCGCAGTAATGAACAGGCCGAAGGGTGGTCGGTATGA
- the cca gene encoding CCA tRNA nucleotidyltransferase, giving the protein MSEAETFEDIVAAVSESVDPSPEEVERMERVATALIGRVEAAIETLPVEADVVRVGSTARETWISGDRDIDLFVRFSPSIERDALEKYGLAVGHEVLPDGAEEFAEHPYVKSTVDGFDIDLVPCYDVDDPGEIKSAVDRTPFHAEYVQSRLTNELARDVRLAKQFFTGIGVYGSDLRTEGFSGYLTELLVLEYGGFRPMIEAAAAWHPPIDLDPEDHGRVTFDDPLTVIDPTDPGRNVAAVLSTENVARLQHYARELLEDPRAELFTAVEPDPLDERALRAELQNRGTTPVAIRFDAPDIVEDQLYPQLRRSRLGVIEELDRRGFDVCRSMAIADETAVLFAELAVTERPRIERHVGPPVHVRDHAEGFFRKYEGTDAYGPFIEENRYVVERSREYTTAEAFLNSEDLFTVRLGTHVETALETGYDVLVGEEITALIDEFGVELAAYFDPTP; this is encoded by the coding sequence ATGAGCGAGGCCGAGACGTTCGAGGATATCGTAGCTGCCGTCAGCGAATCGGTCGATCCGTCGCCCGAAGAGGTAGAGCGCATGGAACGAGTGGCGACCGCGCTGATCGGCCGAGTCGAGGCAGCGATCGAAACGCTGCCGGTCGAGGCGGACGTCGTTCGCGTCGGCTCCACGGCTCGCGAGACGTGGATCAGCGGCGACCGGGATATCGATCTGTTCGTCCGCTTTTCGCCCTCAATCGAACGTGACGCGCTAGAGAAGTACGGTCTCGCCGTTGGACACGAGGTGTTGCCCGACGGAGCCGAGGAGTTCGCCGAACATCCCTACGTCAAAAGTACCGTCGATGGGTTCGATATCGACCTCGTCCCGTGTTACGACGTCGACGACCCCGGAGAGATCAAATCCGCTGTGGATCGAACACCGTTCCACGCGGAGTACGTCCAGTCACGGCTCACGAACGAGCTCGCACGAGACGTCCGCCTCGCAAAGCAGTTTTTCACCGGGATCGGTGTCTACGGTAGCGATCTCAGGACGGAGGGGTTCAGCGGCTACCTGACGGAACTGCTCGTCCTCGAATACGGTGGGTTCCGACCAATGATCGAGGCCGCTGCGGCGTGGCATCCGCCGATCGACCTCGACCCGGAGGATCACGGCCGGGTGACCTTCGACGACCCACTCACTGTGATCGATCCGACTGACCCCGGGCGGAACGTCGCTGCGGTCCTCTCGACCGAGAACGTCGCCCGACTCCAGCATTACGCTCGCGAGTTACTCGAGGACCCACGGGCCGAGTTGTTCACGGCGGTCGAACCAGACCCACTGGACGAGCGCGCACTCCGAGCAGAACTCCAGAACCGGGGGACGACACCAGTAGCGATCAGGTTCGATGCGCCCGATATCGTCGAGGATCAGCTGTACCCACAGCTCAGACGATCCCGGCTGGGCGTCATCGAGGAACTCGACCGACGCGGCTTCGATGTCTGTCGGTCGATGGCGATCGCCGACGAGACGGCCGTCCTGTTCGCCGAGCTCGCCGTCACCGAACGGCCGCGGATCGAGCGTCACGTCGGCCCGCCTGTTCACGTGCGGGACCACGCCGAAGGCTTCTTTCGGAAGTACGAGGGGACTGATGCGTATGGGCCGTTCATCGAGGAGAACAGATACGTCGTCGAGCGTTCCAGAGAGTACACGACTGCCGAGGCGTTCCTGAACAGCGAGGATCTCTTTACTGTCAGGCTAGGGACGCACGTCGAGACGGCACTCGAAACAGGGTACGATGTACTCGTCGGTGAAGAAATCACGGCGCTTATCGACGAGTTCGGCGTCGAACTCGCGGCATACTTCGACCCGACGCCCTAG
- a CDS encoding histone deacetylase family protein, with product MNFGYSETCLDHDTGERHPEAADRLLAVREGLKRKHGVEYVESPPASVDSVTAVHDDAYIEELRQFCADGGGDWDPDTVAVEESWNAILQSAGLASWAAERALSGESGRNTPFSLGRPPGHHAVTDNAMGFCFVNNVSVAAQHALETTDAESVAILDWDVHHGNGTQEIFYDREDVLVASVHEDGIYPGTGRAGETGTGAGEWSTLNVPLPAGGGDTEYLAVFQQLLEPAIEEFDPDLLLISAGFDAHRHDPISRMRLTTDGYGVLTQRMRNLTDRTGAALAFVLEGGYGLDVLADGIVMVHEVFDGLEPSMPDGDVDEDVEALIGDIQTRHRGVTPPN from the coding sequence ATGAACTTCGGCTACAGCGAGACGTGCCTCGACCACGATACTGGCGAACGCCACCCGGAGGCAGCCGACCGGCTACTGGCAGTTCGCGAAGGACTCAAGCGAAAACACGGCGTCGAGTACGTCGAGAGTCCCCCGGCGTCGGTCGATTCGGTCACCGCCGTTCACGACGACGCGTATATCGAGGAACTACGGCAGTTCTGTGCCGACGGTGGCGGTGACTGGGACCCTGACACGGTCGCGGTCGAGGAGTCCTGGAATGCGATCCTCCAGAGCGCCGGACTGGCGTCGTGGGCCGCAGAGCGTGCACTCTCTGGGGAGTCGGGTCGCAACACACCGTTCTCGCTCGGTCGGCCGCCGGGCCACCACGCGGTCACCGACAACGCGATGGGATTTTGTTTCGTCAACAACGTGTCGGTTGCCGCCCAGCACGCACTCGAGACTACTGACGCCGAGTCGGTTGCAATCCTCGACTGGGACGTCCACCACGGGAACGGTACTCAGGAGATCTTCTACGACCGCGAGGATGTCCTCGTCGCCTCGGTTCACGAGGACGGGATCTATCCCGGTACGGGACGGGCTGGTGAGACGGGGACGGGGGCAGGCGAGTGGTCGACGCTGAACGTTCCGCTTCCAGCAGGCGGCGGCGATACCGAGTACCTGGCAGTGTTCCAGCAGTTGCTCGAACCGGCGATCGAGGAGTTCGACCCGGACCTGTTGCTCATCAGCGCTGGCTTCGACGCCCACCGGCACGACCCCATCTCCCGGATGCGGCTCACGACCGACGGCTACGGTGTGCTCACCCAGCGGATGCGCAACCTCACGGACAGGACCGGGGCAGCGCTTGCGTTCGTCCTCGAAGGTGGCTACGGGCTTGATGTCCTCGCGGACGGCATCGTGATGGTTCACGAGGTGTTCGATGGGCTCGAACCATCGATGCCTGACGGGGACGTGGACGAAGACGTCGAAGCGCTGATCGGCGACATCCAGACCCGTCACCGCGGCGTCACGCCACCGAACTAG
- a CDS encoding histone family protein, whose amino-acid sequence MSVELPFAPVDTIIRRNAGQLRVSAEAAEELARRIQTHGADLAADAAIEATRDGRKTLMAEDFGVEQVIDRDALELPIAPIDRIARLDIDDSYRVSMNARIALADILEDYADNVATAAAKLARHADRRTVKAEDIQTYFELFE is encoded by the coding sequence ATGAGCGTTGAGTTACCGTTTGCTCCCGTGGACACTATTATTCGACGGAACGCCGGGCAGTTGCGCGTGAGCGCCGAGGCCGCAGAGGAACTCGCGCGCCGGATCCAGACACACGGGGCAGATCTCGCAGCCGACGCCGCAATCGAGGCGACCAGGGACGGCCGGAAGACGCTGATGGCCGAGGACTTTGGCGTCGAGCAGGTGATCGACAGGGACGCCCTTGAACTACCGATTGCACCGATCGATCGGATCGCGCGCCTCGATATCGACGATTCCTATCGTGTCTCGATGAACGCACGAATCGCGCTTGCGGATATTCTCGAAGACTACGCGGACAACGTGGCGACTGCGGCCGCGAAACTAGCCAGACACGCGGATCGCCGAACAGTAAAGGCTGAGGACATCCAAACGTACTTCGAGCTGTTCGAATGA
- a CDS encoding single-stranded DNA binding protein encodes MGAIEDVYEDLEADVPQEKFREAVEAKVEQMGGLADEETAAMLVAHEIADNEVNGIADIEPGMEEVKFLAKVMGVGEVRTFDRDDEEQPEGQVVNVELADETGSLRAAFWDGQAEAATEELEVGDVLRVKGRPKDGYNGLEVSVEDAEPDAEVEIDVSATDTYQVEDLSMGLSDVDLAGIVLDTEPVRTFDRDDGSEGKVSNLVLGDPTGRIRVTLWDEKADRATEIESGTSVEVVDGYVRERDGDIELHVGDRGAVEEIDEAIEYDPERTPIETLEIGQTVDIAGVVRSADPKRTFDRDDGSEGQVRNIRVQDDTGDIRVALWGEKADKEIAPGDEVALADVEIQDGWQDDLEASAGWQSSVTVLGDTTTQADEPTADGDATLGSFDGSEDDGTADDTKVTSTAASDAGGATANEGSAATAMADGERTEFTGTVVQAGNPIVLDNGEETVSVETDTDVHLGQEVTARGRLQDGTIDADDIV; translated from the coding sequence ATGGGTGCTATCGAGGACGTATACGAGGATCTGGAGGCGGACGTCCCCCAGGAGAAGTTCCGCGAGGCCGTCGAGGCCAAGGTGGAACAGATGGGGGGGTTAGCGGACGAGGAGACCGCCGCGATGCTCGTTGCACACGAAATTGCGGACAACGAGGTGAACGGGATCGCGGATATCGAACCGGGAATGGAGGAGGTGAAATTCCTCGCCAAGGTCATGGGGGTCGGTGAGGTACGGACCTTCGACCGCGACGACGAAGAACAGCCCGAAGGACAGGTCGTCAACGTCGAGTTAGCCGACGAGACTGGCAGCCTACGCGCGGCCTTCTGGGACGGGCAGGCCGAGGCAGCGACCGAGGAGCTAGAAGTCGGCGATGTGCTGCGGGTGAAAGGTCGACCGAAGGACGGCTACAACGGCCTCGAAGTGAGCGTCGAGGACGCCGAACCGGACGCCGAGGTCGAGATCGACGTCTCGGCGACCGACACCTATCAGGTCGAAGATCTCTCGATGGGCCTCTCGGACGTCGATCTAGCGGGGATCGTGCTGGACACCGAGCCTGTCCGGACGTTCGACCGCGACGACGGAAGCGAGGGGAAAGTGTCGAACCTCGTGCTCGGGGATCCAACGGGACGTATCAGGGTAACGCTGTGGGACGAGAAGGCCGACCGCGCGACAGAGATCGAGTCGGGGACGAGCGTCGAGGTTGTGGACGGGTACGTTCGCGAGCGCGACGGCGACATCGAACTGCACGTCGGGGACCGCGGCGCTGTCGAGGAGATCGACGAGGCGATCGAGTACGACCCCGAGCGAACGCCGATCGAGACGCTTGAAATCGGACAGACCGTCGATATTGCGGGTGTCGTGCGCTCTGCGGACCCGAAACGGACCTTCGACCGGGACGACGGCAGCGAGGGGCAGGTCCGTAACATCCGCGTGCAGGACGATACGGGAGATATCCGGGTCGCGCTGTGGGGCGAAAAAGCCGACAAGGAGATCGCGCCGGGCGACGAGGTGGCGCTTGCGGATGTCGAGATTCAGGACGGCTGGCAGGACGACCTCGAAGCCTCTGCTGGCTGGCAGTCATCGGTGACCGTACTCGGGGATACGACCACACAGGCCGACGAGCCGACAGCGGACGGTGACGCGACGCTGGGCTCGTTCGACGGAAGTGAAGACGACGGGACAGCGGACGACACCAAGGTGACATCGACAGCTGCCAGCGATGCAGGCGGGGCCACCGCGAACGAGGGGAGCGCTGCGACGGCGATGGCCGACGGTGAACGAACCGAGTTCACCGGAACAGTCGTACAGGCCGGGAATCCGATTGTCCTCGATAACGGTGAGGAAACGGTAAGCGTTGAGACCGACACTGACGTCCACCTCGGACAGGAAGTCACCGCCCGCGGGCGCTTGCAGGACGGGACGATCGACGCGGACGACATCGTGTAG
- a CDS encoding DUF4382 domain-containing protein → MTNDIRTTDRRSYLKMTGGAAAIATTGLAGCLGDATGTLATSVTDQPEDIGDFESCIVTIEGIWLGPDDADAGDTGDDEDGEPAGREYYEFDEPQEADLVQLQGEETQLIDDRDLDTAEYEFLQLDVSDIVGTLEDGDTAEMDTPGEAPLTFNEPFEIREDVRTSFTADFAPVRQGQTNRYILRPVPEGIQVHYDDEEDDE, encoded by the coding sequence ATGACTAACGACATCCGCACGACTGACAGACGTTCGTATCTCAAGATGACAGGAGGCGCCGCGGCCATCGCCACAACCGGACTGGCTGGCTGCCTCGGCGACGCGACAGGGACACTCGCGACCAGTGTCACCGACCAGCCAGAGGACATCGGCGACTTCGAGTCCTGTATCGTCACGATCGAGGGCATCTGGCTCGGCCCCGACGACGCCGACGCTGGCGACACCGGAGACGACGAGGACGGAGAGCCCGCTGGACGCGAGTACTACGAGTTTGACGAGCCACAGGAAGCCGACCTGGTCCAGCTTCAGGGCGAGGAGACTCAACTGATCGACGATCGCGACCTCGATACCGCCGAGTACGAGTTCCTGCAGCTCGACGTCAGCGACATCGTCGGCACGCTCGAAGACGGCGATACGGCGGAGATGGACACGCCCGGTGAGGCTCCGCTGACGTTCAACGAACCGTTCGAGATCCGCGAGGACGTCCGGACCTCCTTTACCGCGGACTTCGCGCCCGTCCGACAGGGACAGACGAACCGGTACATCCTCCGACCGGTTCCGGAAGGGATTCAGGTCCACTACGACGACGAGGAAGACGACGAATAA
- a CDS encoding DUF5807 family protein, translating to MTDARAEFLAGERTEDVAFFLADEAVDDPDKLDGFGERVDGGHLLIVDGEAGRAAFQSATGTDAMGFAKEAMGTEGEIDLSLTGGACPDAEDDDVRFVFAFAEKQNEEVGGLYGEGDVIHAYAQCTCGTAYSHKWVVGERDE from the coding sequence ATGACCGACGCACGTGCGGAGTTTCTGGCGGGCGAACGAACCGAGGACGTCGCCTTCTTTCTCGCCGACGAGGCGGTCGACGACCCTGACAAACTCGACGGGTTCGGCGAGCGCGTCGACGGGGGGCACCTGCTGATCGTCGACGGCGAGGCGGGTCGAGCGGCGTTCCAGTCGGCGACAGGCACTGACGCGATGGGCTTTGCCAAAGAGGCGATGGGCACCGAAGGAGAAATTGATCTGTCGCTCACTGGTGGGGCCTGTCCGGACGCCGAGGACGACGATGTGCGCTTCGTCTTCGCCTTTGCCGAGAAACAGAACGAGGAGGTCGGCGGACTCTACGGCGAGGGTGACGTGATCCACGCCTACGCCCAGTGTACCTGTGGGACCGCCTACTCACACAAATGGGTCGTCGGGGAGCGAGACGAATGA
- a CDS encoding DHH family phosphoesterase, whose product MDDSLIDDSELAPPRRSVLPGEGFFVPDSFEEELEAQEAAEELDGVEVAVVADPDADGLACVALLQEVYGEAALIPAGPHDLEDGMEYVAEYGEEGVTAFVCDLCPDKFEYVDEELDALLDTASEVRWFDHHQWDEDVAAAVREAGVDLVVGDSDEECTADVAVRSLDYEFPEHLRELAVVTRDHDLWIREDERSDDLADYSYWSEPDEYVETVAEHGPDLPAAVLDFLEEQRIEKNDLIERAVNRAEFVSIGPWTVGVTYGRCSQNEVAEAMREQDADASVIVKPAGSASIRGTDEFERCHEVAGQVNGGGHPKAAGCKPDIYDDMLDYAHHWTSRGATTKQVILDAFRNLEWEDDADENDE is encoded by the coding sequence ATGGACGATTCACTTATCGACGATAGCGAGCTCGCCCCGCCGCGACGATCCGTGCTGCCGGGCGAGGGATTTTTCGTTCCGGACTCGTTCGAGGAGGAACTCGAAGCTCAGGAGGCGGCCGAGGAACTCGATGGCGTCGAAGTCGCCGTCGTGGCGGATCCCGACGCCGACGGTCTGGCCTGTGTCGCTCTCTTGCAGGAGGTGTACGGCGAGGCCGCACTGATCCCCGCCGGTCCCCACGACCTCGAAGACGGGATGGAGTACGTCGCCGAGTACGGCGAAGAGGGAGTTACAGCCTTCGTCTGTGATCTCTGTCCGGACAAGTTCGAGTACGTCGACGAGGAGCTCGACGCACTGCTCGACACCGCCAGTGAGGTACGCTGGTTCGACCACCACCAGTGGGACGAGGATGTCGCCGCTGCCGTCCGCGAGGCGGGCGTCGATCTGGTCGTCGGCGACTCCGACGAGGAGTGTACCGCCGACGTCGCCGTCCGCTCGCTCGACTACGAGTTCCCCGAACACCTGCGCGAACTTGCCGTCGTCACGCGGGATCACGATCTCTGGATCCGCGAGGACGAGCGCAGCGACGATCTGGCGGATTACTCCTACTGGTCGGAGCCCGACGAGTACGTCGAGACGGTGGCCGAGCACGGCCCAGACCTGCCCGCGGCGGTACTGGACTTTCTCGAAGAACAGCGGATCGAAAAGAACGATCTAATCGAGCGCGCCGTCAACCGGGCGGAGTTCGTCTCGATCGGCCCGTGGACCGTCGGCGTCACCTATGGTCGCTGCTCACAGAACGAGGTCGCCGAAGCAATGCGCGAACAGGACGCCGACGCCTCCGTGATCGTCAAACCCGCCGGCTCGGCGTCGATCCGCGGCACCGACGAGTTCGAACGCTGTCACGAGGTCGCCGGACAGGTAAACGGTGGTGGCCACCCCAAGGCCGCGGGCTGTAAACCCGACATCTACGACGACATGCTCGATTACGCCCACCACTGGACGAGCCGCGGCGCGACGACGAAGCAGGTTATCCTCGACGCCTTCCGGAATCTGGAGTGGGAGGACGACGCCGACGAGAACGACGAGTAG
- a CDS encoding universal stress protein — protein MIETVVVATDGSESVQRAINVALDLAERFDASVHALYVIDETEVEGSPDELREDLRGALERTADDAFERVRECTDREVRTAVREGRPATEIQEYAQAVDADVIATGTRGRHGEHRFLLGSVAERIVRSSPIPVLTVRQLA, from the coding sequence ATGATCGAGACAGTCGTCGTCGCGACGGACGGCTCCGAGAGCGTCCAGCGGGCGATCAACGTCGCTCTAGATCTCGCGGAGCGGTTCGATGCGAGCGTCCACGCCCTGTACGTCATCGACGAAACGGAGGTCGAGGGATCGCCCGACGAGCTGCGCGAAGACCTCCGGGGCGCGCTCGAACGGACCGCCGACGACGCGTTCGAGAGGGTCAGGGAGTGTACGGACCGGGAGGTGCGTACCGCGGTCCGTGAAGGGCGACCCGCGACGGAGATTCAGGAGTACGCACAGGCGGTCGATGCCGACGTGATCGCGACAGGCACCCGCGGACGTCACGGCGAGCACCGCTTTCTCCTCGGGAGCGTCGCCGAGCGGATCGTGCGGTCGAGTCCGATCCCCGTCCTGACAGTTCGCCAGCTGGCTTGA
- a CDS encoding universal stress protein: MSPRSTQPRSSFEEPAVDDPDRIPTVETVLVPVDGSEESTQAVEYAVAVADRYDADLEVLYVLGEEVVRAIERERIDGDAVAADNRAYLERVEELAADGDVPVSTMVAYGFSVERKTQHPGSVVLDVADDIGADFLVIPREPQTDEPDVLEKAAEYTLLYASQPVLSV, from the coding sequence ATGTCACCACGCTCGACTCAGCCTCGATCTAGCTTCGAGGAGCCCGCCGTCGATGACCCCGACCGGATCCCAACTGTCGAAACCGTTCTCGTGCCGGTCGACGGCAGCGAGGAGTCGACCCAGGCTGTCGAGTACGCGGTCGCGGTCGCCGACCGCTACGACGCCGACCTGGAGGTGCTATACGTGCTCGGCGAGGAGGTCGTTCGGGCGATCGAACGGGAACGGATCGACGGTGACGCCGTCGCCGCGGACAACCGGGCGTATCTCGAGCGGGTAGAGGAGCTGGCCGCCGACGGTGACGTCCCGGTCAGTACGATGGTTGCCTACGGGTTCTCGGTCGAACGCAAGACACAGCACCCTGGTAGCGTCGTGCTCGACGTCGCCGACGACATCGGTGCGGACTTTCTGGTCATCCCGCGGGAGCCACAGACCGACGAGCCGGATGTCCTCGAAAAGGCCGCCGAGTACACTCTGTTGTACGCCAGCCAGCCAGTCCTCTCAGTCTGA
- a CDS encoding GNAT family N-acetyltransferase: protein MSDDRLYPDEVAGSFPAPPTAFEDREGREIRMTSYDAEDREALVEMYVGFDPADRAQGIPPSSERRVRDWLDVILGEGYSVIASHGDDIVGHAALVQDTEGDAYELAIFVTQEYQRAGIGGTLLRHLLGHGREQGVECVWLTVERWNTAAVSLYEKVGFEKSGSESFELEMALRLSD, encoded by the coding sequence ATGAGCGACGACCGCCTCTATCCCGACGAGGTCGCGGGATCGTTCCCGGCCCCACCGACGGCGTTCGAGGACCGGGAGGGCCGGGAGATCCGGATGACATCGTATGATGCGGAGGACAGGGAAGCCCTCGTCGAGATGTACGTCGGCTTCGACCCTGCCGACCGCGCACAGGGCATCCCCCCGTCTTCGGAGCGGCGGGTCCGGGACTGGCTCGACGTCATTCTCGGCGAGGGCTACAGTGTCATCGCCAGCCACGGGGACGACATCGTCGGACACGCGGCGCTCGTACAGGATACCGAGGGTGATGCGTACGAGCTGGCGATCTTCGTCACACAGGAGTACCAGCGGGCCGGGATCGGCGGGACGTTACTCCGGCACCTGCTTGGCCATGGCCGAGAGCAAGGCGTCGAGTGCGTCTGGCTCACCGTCGAGCGCTGGAACACGGCAGCAGTCTCGCTGTACGAGAAAGTCGGCTTCGAGAAGAGCGGCTCGGAGAGCTTCGAGCTCGAGATGGCGCTCCGGCTCTCAGACTGA
- a CDS encoding universal stress protein — MKVLLGVGGSDESRRALAETVDRAVEAGDELTIAIFETDEREGGREEIERDVRAELDEAGLDATIRHIEEAPESELLRIAEEEGFDQIVIGGGRASPMGKIKLGPITEFVLVNAQVTVKLIR, encoded by the coding sequence ATGAAAGTCCTGCTCGGGGTTGGTGGTAGCGACGAGTCCCGGCGCGCGCTGGCGGAGACAGTCGACCGAGCGGTGGAAGCAGGCGACGAATTGACGATTGCGATATTCGAGACTGACGAGCGAGAAGGGGGACGCGAGGAGATCGAGAGGGACGTGAGAGCCGAACTCGACGAGGCAGGCCTCGACGCGACGATCCGGCACATAGAGGAGGCACCCGAAAGCGAACTCCTCCGTATCGCAGAGGAAGAGGGCTTCGACCAGATCGTGATCGGAGGAGGGCGTGCCAGTCCGATGGGCAAGATCAAGCTCGGGCCGATCACCGAGTTCGTGCTCGTAAACGCACAGGTGACGGTGAAGCTGATACGATGA
- the pdhA gene encoding pyruvate dehydrogenase (acetyl-transferring) E1 component subunit alpha, with protein MSTIQRDPDDRVQILDVDGHVRENASVPELSDDRLVEMYRDMRLARHLDERAVSLQRQGRMGTYPPMSGQEGAQVGSAYALGDEDWLFPSYREHAAVTVHGMPLSRTMLYWMGSEAGGRIPDDVNVFTVAVPIATQIPHATGMAWASKLKGENRAFLCYFGDGATSEGDFHEGLNFAGVFDTPTVFFCNNNQWAISVPRERQTASETLAQKATAYGFEGVQVDGMDPLAVYQVTKEAIDKAKDPGPGELRPTLIEAVQYRFGAHTTADDPSVYRDEDEVERWKQKDPLPRMETFLRSTGRLDDETVEAIEAEIEDRVAETIEEVESMHRPEPAEMFESVYRDMPDRLDEQLRYLQRLREDHGDNALLEG; from the coding sequence GTGAGCACGATACAGCGTGATCCCGACGACCGGGTACAGATACTGGACGTGGACGGGCATGTCCGGGAGAACGCCAGCGTCCCGGAGCTATCCGACGACCGGCTCGTGGAGATGTACCGTGATATGCGGCTCGCCCGGCATCTCGACGAGCGTGCCGTGAGCCTGCAGCGACAGGGACGAATGGGGACGTACCCGCCGATGTCGGGACAGGAGGGCGCACAGGTCGGGAGCGCGTACGCGCTGGGCGACGAGGACTGGCTGTTCCCGAGCTACCGCGAGCACGCCGCGGTGACGGTGCACGGAATGCCGCTTTCCCGGACGATGCTGTACTGGATGGGCAGCGAGGCAGGGGGACGGATTCCCGACGATGTCAACGTCTTCACGGTCGCCGTCCCGATCGCAACCCAGATCCCCCATGCGACGGGGATGGCATGGGCATCGAAGCTCAAAGGCGAGAACCGGGCCTTCCTCTGTTACTTCGGTGACGGCGCGACCAGCGAGGGCGACTTCCACGAGGGACTGAACTTTGCGGGCGTCTTCGACACGCCCACCGTCTTCTTCTGTAACAACAATCAGTGGGCGATCTCGGTGCCACGGGAGCGCCAGACCGCCAGCGAGACGCTTGCACAGAAGGCGACTGCCTACGGCTTCGAGGGCGTGCAGGTCGACGGGATGGACCCGCTGGCGGTGTATCAGGTGACGAAAGAGGCCATCGACAAGGCGAAAGATCCGGGGCCTGGTGAACTCCGTCCGACGCTCATCGAGGCGGTGCAGTACCGCTTTGGCGCACACACGACCGCGGACGATCCGTCAGTCTACCGTGACGAGGACGAAGTCGAGCGCTGGAAACAGAAAGATCCCCTGCCACGGATGGAGACGTTCCTTCGATCGACGGGACGGCTCGACGACGAGACGGTCGAGGCGATCGAGGCCGAGATCGAGGACCGCGTGGCCGAGACGATCGAGGAGGTGGAGTCGATGCACCGACCCGAACCCGCCGAGATGTTCGAGTCCGTCTACCGAGACATGCCCGACCGGCTCGACGAACAGCTCCGCTATCTGCAGCGGCTCAGAGAGGATCACGGCGACAACGCGCTACTGGAGGGTTGA